From the Lathyrus oleraceus cultivar Zhongwan6 chromosome 4, CAAS_Psat_ZW6_1.0, whole genome shotgun sequence genome, one window contains:
- the LOC127138167 gene encoding uncharacterized protein LOC127138167 produces the protein MKSIARFVADRVKDKKKEKDVPHKTSIKNTEIMSKKTPQRTYVGTKRKVEEITAENKSFKRKHVQSSDSEIDAEGDRWKYVCQRRVANEKELSKKALDCEDIIELLKVVGLMNIVIDIDPCYVKLVNEFIVNISPDCNIEGIQEYMNIYVRGKCVKFSPSIINNHLGKIKSLGSDKASSIDKVVKEITGGKVKQWLNKDLLSNGRLSVKYVIINRIDVSNWEPTNHSSNITPSLAKLIFQIGTDAKLNFGDYMFEQAMNHADSFVVKLPI, from the exons ATGAAGAGTATAGCTAGGTTTGTGGCTGATAGAGTAAAAGATAAGAAGAAGGAGAAAGACGTCCCTCATAAAACCTCCATAAAGAACACTGAAATTATGAGTAAAAAAACACCTCAAAGGACGTATGTGGGTACGAAAAGAAAGGTTGAAGAGATAACTGCTGAGAATAAGTCTTTCAAGAGAAAACATGTTCAATCAAGTGACTCTGAGATAGATGCTGAAGGAGAT AGGTGGAAATATGTGTGTCAAAGAAGAGTTGCTAATGAAAAAGAACTTAGTAAAAAAGCTCTTGATTGTGAAGATATTATTGAATTGCTGAAAGTTGTTGGGTTAATGAATATTGTAATTGATATTGATCCTTGCTATGTAAAGTTGGTTAATGAGTTTATTGTGAATATCTCACCTGATTGCAATATTGAAGGAATCCAAGAGTATATGAATATATATGTTAGAGGGAAGTGTGTGAAGTTTTCACCCTCAATTATTAATAATCATTTGGGCAAAATCAAGTCTCTAGGGTCTGATAAGGCTTCATCAATTGACAAGGTTGTTAAGGAAATAACTGgtggaaaagtgaagcaatggcTCAACAAAGATTTACTCTCTAATGGGAGATTAAGTGTAAAGTATGTTATTATTAATAGGATTGATGTATCTAATTGGGAACCCACAAATCATAGTTCAAATATAACTCCTTCTTTGGCCAAACTTATCTTCCAAATAGGCACAGATGCAAAACTGAATTTTGGAGATTATATGTTTGAGCAAGCTATGAACCATGCTGACTCTTTTGTTGTGAAGCTACCCATATAA
- the LOC127076576 gene encoding G-type lectin S-receptor-like serine/threonine-protein kinase RLK1: MASSLLLFLLYSLILQSIRVVAQTKSTIAIGDSHTADTNTSPWLLSPSGDFAFGFLPLKDTDMFLLSIWYPKISEKTIVWYANRDRPAPKGSKVELNAKDGLVLTSPNGDRLWNTEGLNSAVSRGVFNDTGNFLLEDGDFNHPWETFRFPSDTLLPSQVIEKGGKLFSRLRETNFSKGRFELLLQSDGNLVMYSVNLPSRYANGNYYESQTDGSGTSSAGTQLVFDRLGYLYVLGKNNEKYNVSGEESKVSTTDFYLRVTLNFDGVFILYKHPKNSTESEGWTIVWSKPDNICSYNVDSGSGVCGYNSFCTLGDDKRPTCQCPKSYSLVDPNDPYGSCKPDFIQGCVEEGVSKRNDLYDFEVLIDTDWPSSDYVLQRPFNEEQCREACMDDCMCSVAIFRLGDSCWKKKLPLSNGRVDATLNGAKAFLKVRKDNTSIQSLDFPPIPSNMNKINNREALVVVVSVLFGSSAILNAVLIVAICVSISTILQYKKKLRRFSTSETRVETNLRCFTYQELEQATNGFDKELGRGAFGIVYEGVVNNNTSSETRVAVKKLNNFLLDQAHREFRNELNVIGLTHHKNLVRLLGFCEGGSERLLVYEYMSNGTLASLLFNADEKQKPSWKLRLELALGIARGLVYLHEECITRIIHCDIKPQNILLDDYFNARISDFGLAKLMNMNQSKTNTGIRGTKGYVALEWFKNMPITAQVDVYSYGVVLLEIISCRRCVQEMDDEDEEKAILTDWAYDCYKDGAVSALVVGDNEALDDREKLEKLVMIALWCVQEDPYLRPTMRTVVLMLEGTVEVQVPPYPSQISIQYSIS, from the coding sequence ATGGCTTCTTCTTTACTTCTCTTTCTCCTCTACTCACTGATTCTTCAGTCCATCCGTGTTGTAGCTCAAACCAAAAGTACTATAGCCATTGGTGATTCTCATACTGCTGATACCAACACCTCTCCATGGTTGCTTTCACCTTCTGGTGACTTTGCCTTTGGTTTTCTTCCACTTAAAGACACTGATATGTTTTTGCTTTCCATTTGGTATCCCAAAATTTCTGAGAAAACTATTGTGTGGTATGCTAATAGAGACAGACCTGCTCCAAAAGGGTCAAAAGTGGAACTCAATGCCAAAGATGGGTTGGTGCTAACTTCTCCAAATGGTGACAGGTTATGGAATACCGAGGGACTCAACAGTGCAGTTTCTCGGGGTGTGTTCAATGACACTGGCAATTTTTTGCTCGAGGATGGCGATTTCAACCATCCTTGGGAAACTTTCAGGTTTCCTAGTGACACCCTGTTGCCTTCTCAGGTAATTGAAAAAGGTGGAAAGCTTTTTTCAAGACTTAGGGAGACAAATTTCAGTAAAGGAAGGTTTGAGCTCCTTTTACAAAGTGATGGTAATCTTGTTATGTATTCTGTTAATTTACCATCTCGTTATGCTAATGGAAACTACTATGAAAGTCAAACTGATGGATCCGGTACATCAAGTGCTGGAACTCAATTGGTCTTTGACAGATTAGGGTACTTGTATGTCTTGGGAAAAAACAATGAGAAATACAATGTGTCAGGAGAAGAGAGTAAAGTCTCTACCACAGATTTTTATCTTAGAGTTACTCTTAATTTTGACGGAGTCTTCATTCTTTACAAGCATCCAAAGAATTCAACTGAGAGCGAAGGTTGGACCATAGTATGGTCTAAGCCCGATAATATATGCAGTTATAATGTTGATTCAGGTAGTGGTGTTTGTGGATATAATAGCTTCTGCACTTTGGGAGATGATAAGAGACCAACATGTCAGTGTCCAAAAAGTTACTCACTGGTTGATCCTAATGATCCATATGGTAGCTGCAAGCCAGATTTCATACAAGGATGTGTAGAAGAAGGAGTAAGTAAAAGAAATGATCTATATGACTTTGAGGTTTTGATTGATACTGATTGGCCTTCATCAGATTATGTGCTTCAAAGGCCTTTTAATGAAGAACAGTGTAGGGAAGCTTGTATGGATGATTGTATGTGTTCTGTGGCTATTTTCAGGTTAGGTGATAGTTGCTGGAAGAAGAAGTTACCACTCTCAAATGGGAGAGTTGATGCAACACTTAATGGTGCTAAGGCTTTCTTGAAAGTGAGAAAAGACAATACCTCCATCCAGTCCCTTGATTTTCCTCCAATTCCATCCAATATGAACAAGATTAATAATAGGGAGGCTTTGGTTGTGGTTGTTTCTGTGCTTTTTGGTAGCTCTGCAATTCTCAATGCCGTATTGATTGTAGCAATATGTGTAAGCATCTCCACGATTCTTCAGTACAAGAAGAAGCTTAGAAGGTTTAGCACAAGTGAGACTCGTGTTGAAACCAATTTGCGTTGCTTCACTTACCAAGAGCTTGAACAAGCTACTAATGGATTTGACAAAGAGCTAGGAAGGGGAGCTTTTGGTATTGTTTATGAAGGAGTCGTCAACAACAATACATCTTCCGAAACTCGTGTGGCTGTGAAAAAGTTGAACAATTTTTTGTTGGATCAAGCCCATCGAGAATTCAGGAATGAACTGAATGTCATTGGTCTCACCCATCACAAGAACTTGGTTCGTTTACTTGGATTTTGTGAGGGTGGATCTGAAAGATTGCTTGTTTATGAGTACATGAGCAATGGCACTTTGGCAAGCTTACTTTTCAATGCTGATGAGAAACAGAAACCAAGTTGGAAACTAAGGCTAGAACTTGCATTAGGAATAGCAAGAGGACTTGTGTATTTACATGAAGAGTGCATTACTAGGATCATCCATTGTGACATAAAGCCTCAGAACATACTTCTTGATGATTACTTCAATGCAAGAATTTCTGACTTTGGACTAGCCAAGTTGATGAACATGAATCAAAGCAAAACCAACACTGGCATTAGGGGAACAAAAGGGTATGTCGCACTTGAATGGTTTAAGAACATGCCTATCACAGCTCAAGTGGATGTGTATAGTTACGGTGTAGTGTTACTTGAGATAATTTCATGTAGAAGATGTGTTCAAGAAatggatgatgaagatgaagagaaagcTATACTGACAGATTGGGCTTATGATTGTTACAAAGATGGTGCTGTAAGTGCATTGGTTGTGGGTGACAATGAGGCATTGGATGACAGAGAAAAATTGGAGAAACTGGTAATGATTGCTCTTTGGTGTGTTCAAGAGGATCCATATCTTAGACCAACCATGAGAACTGTGGTACTTATGCTTGAAGGTACTGTTGAAGTGCAAGTTCCACCATATCCTTCACAAATTAGTATTCAATATTCTATAAGTTAG